A stretch of DNA from Ricinus communis isolate WT05 ecotype wild-type chromosome 4, ASM1957865v1, whole genome shotgun sequence:
AAGAAAGGCCAAAGAAGCCTTTGTCGACGATCACTTTGAGCTTGCCGCCGACCTCTTAACTCAGGCCATTGGTCTAGACCCTAACAGCGCCGAGCTTTACGCTGACCGTGCCCAAGCCAACATCAAACTTCGCAATCTCACTGgttattctcttttttcttttcttatataattgttttgtgttgactGAGAAAGATTGACTACTTTTCAATTCAATTGAGTAATTGTTGTgcttgttaaaatttatattatttaagagGGCTTGGTTGCTAGTTTGAGGAAGataaatttcagttttaaattTACATAGTTTTGTAATTTATGCTTAAAATCAATCCACATTTTGTTACTTTAATTGTactttaaaattcattttcttatgtGCAGAGGCTGTTGCTGATGCGAACAGAGCTATTCAGTTGGATCCTTCGATGGCCAAAGCTTACTTGCGAAAAGGGTTAGTATATTTTGACTACTGATTGGATTTGCTTCTCCTGTTGTCCTAATAGAGGATACGttattcaatttcaatttgataatgtaacttattaattgcTTCTCCTGTATACACACTTCTAGGATAcagagtttctttttttttttaaaattggtGATTTTATTAGGGATGCATCTTCTATATTAGCATAATTTACTACTACAAGGTTTGGTGGTTCTCCCAAGTTTTATTTGACTGATTGTTATTTGGCTGTGTATGGGTTTGTCTCATTTTTCTTCTGAAAGAATGGCGACCAGTcaattaataacaaaatctATTCTCTGCTGCAGGAAAGAAGATTTTGAGACTGTTATGATTTTCcctaaataatcaaatacttGTACGAATGTTCATTTTTTTGACTTTTATCATCACCCTGACCTCCATTCCTGCTGTGGTTTTACTCCTCTGCCATTAGCCTTAACGTCAATTCAACCATCAATAGCTACCAGACAATTTTCATAACCTAAGAACACTAGTGGCATCAACAGAAAAACCCTTGCTGCAGCAGGCTCATCACTATTGTAACTTTGGCCTAATTGAACAATTGCCTTATTGATTTGGCATCTCCTAAAGTATTTTAACTTggatgtataatatatatgaacCGTGAAATCCCATGGACTCCCAAATTAGATAACTAAAACCTGATTTAGTATTAGCATATTGAAGAATCACCTCATGGATGAGTCATCTTTTTGAAAGTTGTAGATTGAATGATAGACATGCATGAATTTCTAACTTCTTATGATTCTGTATTTGCCTAGCTGGATGTTTATGTCAACATATCTTCATTACACTTCATGTTTCTAATCTTTGTGGTTTGCATAGTCTTACCTGATTAAATTTTACCAGACCATGCACTGAACGATGTACGTATTACATTTAGCTGTATATATTACATTTAGCTCAATGGGACTCGttcacttttctttattatgtattttaagTGCAGCATTGATAATTTCTCTGGGAAGTATAGGTTTTACTTGTTGCACAAGGAGCTATAGTATACGATCATATTTAGATGCTTTTCTGCATTGCAATGCCAGTCTGTCCGCCTTCTTCCCCCAGTTAGAATAGCATCAAATATCTGCATTGGCAGTCATGCTTAACTGACTGATTCTGTCTGTTACAATTTTTCTTATGGATTTTATGTTTGCACTATTACTGGTTGCAGGACTGCGTGCATAAGGCTTGAAGAGTATCAGACAGCTAAGGCAGCCTTAGAGATTGGTGCTTCTTTGGCCCCCGAAGACCCTAGATTTACTAATTTGATCAAAGAGTGTGAGGAGTGCATCGCAGATGAGACTGATAATCTGCCAAAGCACGCATCAGAAGCTCCTGAAAATGTTGTCCCAATGGAGGATGTTCAGCCAGTGAATGACCATATCAGCAAGGTGCCAATAATAACTCCATCCAAACCAAAATACAGGTTAGTGCAATTCTATAACTTGCCAGTGACGTCTTTAATCTCTTATTTCCTGCCTTTTGATTTCGAACTTTATACAAGGACCTTCACTTTCTGCAGTGTCTTGATGATTTACTTTTGCCGTGTTCTGTTTTCTAACTCCATATGATCAGAAACTACCATGGTAATAGTTTGAGTATGTGATTGATTGATGATTTGTGCAGGCATGAATTCTACCAGAAGCCTGAAGAAGTGGTTGTGACTATATTTGCAAAGGGCTTGCCAGCCAGCAGTGTTGCTGTCGACTTTGGTGAACAAATAGTATGCCCATTAATTAACTGCCTTCTCTCATTTGACTTATTTGGCATTCTGCTGGAAGATTGAGTAACTTTAAACTTTTGTAATGGCACTGCAGCTAAGTGTCAGCATCAACGTTCCTGGTGAAGATGCATACCATTTTCAACCTCGCTTGTTTGGGAAGGTATTGGATGAGATTCATGTTGTTGAGAAAATAGCTTTCTTGCAGAACAACAGTAACTTCTTGATATCCAGCATTTACTCTTTAGGCGTGTGAAAATATCTAGAATTCTTTAGATGTTATGAATCATCTGCAGCTTGAGTATAGTTGCACAATGTTTGGAATTTTGATTTTCCATAATGATCCTTTGCACTTCTTGCTACCTTCTGTTTTAGTTTCTGAATTTTTCCTGCAGTAAGGAGGGCACAACTAATGTTTGCCACTTTTTTTGCATCGCATTTGGAAACAGATAATACCTGCAAAATGCAGATATAATGTTTTGTCTACAAAGGTTGAAGTACACCTTGTGAAGGCTGATCCCATACACTGGACGTCTCTTGAATTTAGTAACGAAATAACAGTTCTACAAAGGGTTAATGTGTCCTCAGGTATGCAAATGCGGTACTAATATGTAACTGTTTAATTATCTGAACTGTGAACTTGGTGGAATTGATATTCTCTTTTGTCCCCAATTTCGTCCTTACTCAcataaagtaaaagaaataaagaaatagacTAAAAAGTTGCATACATCAGTtatgtaaattatatattctttttgttaatatttgattatttctaAATTGTTATGAATTCATGTATCTGAAACCAAACAAAATGCATTTGTTTTTCTGGCTACTATCTTTGTCTATGACTTAACTATAAAATGTGATGGGCCCTCTATTCAATGATGCAATTCTTCTAATATAATGATTATAACCCTTTCTGGGATACTGTTATGTTCAACCCCTTTGAATTTCTCAGAATTGAGGGCTTTGGTCACCCTAAAATTGCGCTAATCTTATTGTCACCGAATAGTTATTTAAACACAAATGGCTGTGTGATTTTTCTCTGCTGAATTTATCTAGCTAATTTTACATCTTCCATTTATAAGCTGCTTCCTCTGACCATGTAGGTACCGGGTCACATAGACCTTCCTATCCTTCCTCAAAACCAAAACGTACTGATTGGGACAGACTCGAAGCTGAAGTGAAGAAGGAGGTAAGGTTCAAATATTATGATCTTCTTATAGGGAAAAGAGAATTAATCAATGTGGTTGTATTTCCTTTGAAATCTTATGGAATCGAATTGTTAACTGAAGCTTGAGAAATAATTGTCTAAATTTCAGGagaaagatgaaaaattaGATGGTGATGCAgctttgaataaatttttccGGGACATATATCAAGATGCTGATGAAGACACAAGAAGGGCAATGAAAAAATCTTTTGTAAGACATTTTAGGCTTGTtgctttgtttttatttatattgtttcTGATTTTCAGGTCCTTGTTTTTAAATCATAGGTAGGTTTCTGTTCTTATTACCTGCAAGATTTGTGAAGCCAAATGAAAACAGGTTGTGTGTTGCCTGAAATTGTAGTGGTTTGACCTGATATTAATGTTGTGCTTCTATATTTAACAGGTGGAGTCAAATGGGACTGTGCTGTCCACAAACTGGAAAGAAGTGGGTTCTAAGAAGGTGGAAGGAAGTCCTCCTGATGGTATGGAGATGAGAAAATGGGAATATTGAGGTCGTGGTTTAAGTAAATCTTTGTATTGTATCATTCTCTTTTGCGATTTTGGTTCATTGGGTgtgttctctctcttttttcttttttttttctttttttttgttttagtcCCTGTTGATTTAGACTTTTAAAAAAACAGTTTTAGGTCGACATTGTGTTTCTCGCGTTTCAGCAATACATATGTTGTTTAGAATGGACGAAACTGTTCTTATGATATGTGTCTGAAAACTTGACTGCCATGATTTACCAGCTCTTTTGTTTGATACGTATGTTCTCCAGTACAgtgcctttctttttcttaaatttacaaCCTCAAATACctgctcttttattttattgttcatGCTTTAATGTTGCACTTTGAAATGGATCCGGCTTTTTGGTTTTGCATTTCACCATGCGTTGTCAATTATCAAGGTATTATGGCATTTGTTTTTGGATTGGCAAATGGAGGTGAACAGTTGTTTCGTATTTTTATTGCTTCTTTGCAGCGTTCGTTGGCTGTCCAACACCAACTGCTAATTATTgctaattcaaataaattaattgttgATCAAATGGGCTTATTGTTAATACTTTGGTGGTCATACCGCACCATCATCTGCAACTTTAGTAACGACATATGTTAATATTGGATGACTATGGAACGGTGTCCAATGAAGCAatattatgaataataaatcCACGGTTGTGGTTGTGGCTCACCGTGGGTTGAGCACGGATCAGTTCTGGGTTTAGCacttattagttttaattcaGTATAGTTATCATTAAAAGATTAATGttatatttgaattgattcGGTATTgattattactaaaaaatttagtattctattaaattttaattcttttaagtgTCAATTATTTTGTCGTGGTTCTATTCAATCAcctctaaaaaattatttcataataaataattatatgaatttagattttaaaacaTATCGGTCAATTTGTTAATCATGCAAAcgttaagattttttttattatcaatattcTAAAAACCGATGTCTCATTCTACttctattagaaaataatgataataataatataataataataataataataaaaattactgaGAAGAAAATCCGTCGAACAGCAGTGAGACGAAACGACGCCGTTTGCAGGTTTGCATTGGAAAACTTGAATGAGCCAGCTCcgtttccttttctttctagctctctctctctcctcgcCTAGCTCCCCGGATTCTCAGGTATGGCTCCTTATACTTCCCTCTTTTTTACTCTGTTATCAACATTATGCCCTGTTTGGCTACTAATAAATCTCAGTAAAACAGAACTTTTACTCCGCCAAAGTTTTGAAATAGGGATGTTAATTATAATTGCTCAAAGCCTTCGATTTCGTAATTATTTTCCAcaattttctcatcatccaaaGGGATCATATGATCTAATCACTTGTCAATTAGCTCTCATAACCCTAGCATCACCTCTCTAATTACTCCATCTTTTCAATGAATTAAACAGCAGTTAAATTTTATGCttaatcaaatcaaatatCAGATTTATTATAAACTTATGCAAATGAAATAGATCTCTTATCCTTGACTTCTGATTTTCTAGGGCTTCTGGTATACAATTTTGAAGTGGATTAAATCGGGGGGCAAAAATAATGCAATTCTTCGGAGGATCAGATATAAGTCCGTCGCCACCGGCACCAACAGCATCAGGAAACAATGCTCACATGATGTATGTATTTAATAGGAATGGTGTCTGCTTGCTTTACAGAGAGTGGAATCGTTCACTTCACACGCTGAACGCGCAGCAGGACCATAAGCTCATGTTTGGTCTACTTTTCTCGCTCAAATCCCTAACTGCTAAAATGGATCCAACGAGGTCTAGTCTCCATTTCTGTTTCTTgttaaaattgtaatttggATTTTGCATTTTGTGTTGGATTAATCCTGTTTGCTTTTTGTAGTGGGGAGAAAGGAAACCTTGGGATGCCACAATTTCCTGGTCAAGGTTGTTCGTTCCATAGCTTCCGTACAAACACTTACAAGCTTAGTTTCATGGAAAGTCCTTCTGGGATTAAGGTCTGTTTATGCTCTTTAATTTTTGCTTTGTTGCTGAAACTACGAATCTCTTTATGTTCTTGAATTGACCATATGGAGTTGGTTTATATGTTGACAGATTATCTTGGTTACTCATCCTAGGACTGGTGATCTACGGGAGTCCCTGAAATACATTTACAACTTGTATGTTGAATACGTTGTCAAAAACCCCCTCTACACGCCTGGAACTCCTATCAGGTAGGTTTCTTTCTTCATCATTTTGAACTACAAAAT
This window harbors:
- the LOC8277079 gene encoding protein SGT1 homolog; the encoded protein is MASDLERKAKEAFVDDHFELAADLLTQAIGLDPNSAELYADRAQANIKLRNLTEAVADANRAIQLDPSMAKAYLRKGTACIRLEEYQTAKAALEIGASLAPEDPRFTNLIKECEECIADETDNLPKHASEAPENVVPMEDVQPVNDHISKVPIITPSKPKYRHEFYQKPEEVVVTIFAKGLPASSVAVDFGEQILSVSINVPGEDAYHFQPRLFGKIIPAKCRYNVLSTKVEVHLVKADPIHWTSLEFSNEITVLQRVNVSSGTGSHRPSYPSSKPKRTDWDRLEAEVKKEEKDEKLDGDAALNKFFRDIYQDADEDTRRAMKKSFVESNGTVLSTNWKEVGSKKVEGSPPDGMEMRKWEY
- the LOC8277078 gene encoding trafficking protein particle complex subunit 1; the encoded protein is MQFFGGSDISPSPPAPTASGNNAHMMYVFNRNGVCLLYREWNRSLHTLNAQQDHKLMFGLLFSLKSLTAKMDPTSGEKGNLGMPQFPGQGCSFHSFRTNTYKLSFMESPSGIKIILVTHPRTGDLRESLKYIYNLYVEYVVKNPLYTPGTPIRCELFNTSLDQYIRSVA